The following nucleotide sequence is from cyanobiont of Ornithocercus magnificus.
ATGTTGCCATCGTCCGGCACATAAAGAGCTCACTAGAACAACACGTTGGACTCCCATACGTAAGCAACTTTCAACTTGGCGTTGTACCCCCCAAGCGTCTACTCGCATTGGCCCAGTTAGGTCAGCTGAAGGACGTGCTCCCGTAGCAATGACAAGAGAATCAACTCCCTCAAGAGCTGAATCGAGGGCACTCTCTTCAAAAAGACTTACTCGGACCTGATCACAGCCCTCTAAGTCTTCAGGAACTCGCGATGACTTGCGCAGTATGAGCCTAGGCACATCACCTGCAGCTTGTAGCTCCTGTACAACCCTGAAGCCAGTTTTTCCAGAGGCACCGCTAACTGCAACTGTCTTTGACATACCGGATTTATTCGAGAAATTTCTCAAATTCTGGTCCTTCAAGCCAACGAGTGCGTGGTTGCTTAGAACAAATTTGCCAGCCTTACATCTTAGGCTCTGTCATTGTCTTTAATTTGTTTATTGTGGAAGAGTCAAAATCAAAAGAAGTCGAGCTGGCTCAATGTATAAGACAATCGTAAATACCCTGGTTACAAGGTCGATTTTACCCATAATAATAATAGGTATTGCATGGGTACAAGAGGTATTAGATAATGTATTTTTTGGAGGTAAATGGATCTTTACAGCAGGTAGGGGAGAGCCGCTATATCTTATTGTTTTTTCGTGGTTTAGTCATGGAAGTATATGGCATCTTTTTGGAAATACAGTGGTGTTTTTACCGCTTAGTTGGCTAGTACTTACTAAAGGGATCCGAAACTATTTCTCCATATGGCTATGTGTGTTTTTTGGTAAACTGATTAATCAGATATTTTGGCCAGAGCCAGCTCACGGGATATCTGATATAGTCTATGGTCTGTTAGGTTATTTAATCATCATTGGAATACTAGAGAAGAGAGTACTGTCAATAAGCCTTACATTCTTAACAATAATAGTTTACGGGTACATGGTTGCTGATTTACTACCTTGGAATGTTGCCCCCGGAGTTAGCTGGCTAGGACACTTTAGCGGATTTATTGGTGGTATTGTTAGTGCCTTTGGAACTTATAGAGAACCAGAAATCAGAAATAAATGATTAACAAGTAGCTCTCATCAGCTATTTCTGACATCTAGCAGTTCCTAAGTGCAGATACAGTTTGAGTGATAATGTCATAATTGCTTATGTGACTTCAGAAGCATGATTGTGAATACCATTCATTGTATTTCTAAGCTCGCTAACATCATACAAGCCATGAGCATCAAACCAAGGTGCAGAGGTCCAATCAAAGCCTTCACCAAAAACATTATCTGGAGCGACAACATACCAGTGGCAATCAACATCAGGAACATCTACAGCGCACTTCGACCAGTCATTATGCCACTGTGGTACCTGTACCCACATTGTAGCTGCAAGTAAAAGAGACAAGAGGGCTTGGTTGATAGGCATGTAAGAGGATAAAGCATGATCACATCAAAATTTAACAGGTGTCTCTAA
It contains:
- a CDS encoding NAD(P)-dependent oxidoreductase, coding for MSKTVAVSGASGKTGFRVVQELQAAGDVPRLILRKSSRVPEDLEGCDQVRVSLFEESALDSALEGVDSLVIATGARPSADLTGPMRVDAWGVQRQVESCLRMGVQRVVLVSSLCAGRWQHPLNLFGLILIWKRLGEQFLERSKIDWTVIRPGGLSEREEGLEDEYVLYTAADKQESNSIPRRLVACCCVDALRTPSSIGQIIEITSNRTNPPVSLEDAIKSF
- a CDS encoding rhomboid family intramembrane serine protease, which gives rise to MYKTIVNTLVTRSILPIIIIGIAWVQEVLDNVFFGGKWIFTAGRGEPLYLIVFSWFSHGSIWHLFGNTVVFLPLSWLVLTKGIRNYFSIWLCVFFGKLINQIFWPEPAHGISDIVYGLLGYLIIIGILEKRVLSISLTFLTIIVYGYMVADLLPWNVAPGVSWLGHFSGFIGGIVSAFGTYREPEIRNK